Part of the Terrisporobacter glycolicus ATCC 14880 = DSM 1288 genome is shown below.
AGAATGCATTTATAACTTCTCCTCTTCTCATTCCAGGCATTATTTCTATACCTTTTTCTCTAGCTATTTCTAAAGCTTCTTCATCTGTGTTTATTGTATCAAAATCAACACCAGTATATTCTTTAACGCATTCTATCATAGTCATTCTTCTCCAAGGTGGCTTGAAATCTATTTCAGTTCCTTGGTAGTTTACAACTGTACTTCCTGTAGCTACTTCTGCCATATGAGATATAAGATTTTCAGTTATTCTCATCATATCCTCATAATCAGCATATGCTTGATATAATTCCATAGCAGTATATTCTGGGTTATGCTTTATAGACATACCTTCATTTCTGAACATTCTACCCATTTCATATACTTTATCAAATCCACCTACTATAAGTCTTTTTAAGTATAATTCATTTGCTATTCTTAAGTACATTGGTATATCTAGTGTATTGTGATGTGTAACAAATGGTCTAGCATTAGCTCCACCAGCAATAGTGTTTAGTATAGGTGTTTCAACTTCTAAGAATCCTCTTTCATCTAAGAATGATCTTAATGCTTTTAATGCTTTTGTTCTTGTTAAGAACGCATCTTTAACTTCTGGGTTAACTATTAAGTCAACATATCTTTGTCTATATCTTATATCTTGATCTTTTAATCCATGATATTTTTCTGGTAATACTTGCAGTGATTTAGATAATAAAACTACAGAAGTCGCTTTTACTGATATTTCTTCTTTTTTAGTTTTAAATACTTCACCTTCTAAACCTATGATATCACCTATATCGTAAGTTTTGAAAAGATCGTAATCTTCTTCACCTATTCTGTCTTTTCTTACATAACATTGTATTCTTCCATCTTGATCTTGAATGTCTATAAATCCAGCTTTACCTTGAAGTCTTTTGCTCATTATACGTCCAGCTATTTTGACAACTTTTCCTTCCATTTCGTCAAAGTTATCTTTTATGTCTTTAGAATAGTTAGTTCTATCATATCTGCTTTGTTCAAATGGGTTTTTGCCCATTTCTTGTAACTTACTTAATTTTTCTCTTCTTACTTTCAGTACTTCTGTAAGGTCTTCTTGGTTATCAATCACATTTTGTTGATCTTTACTCATTTTTTTCCTCCAAGTTATGTTCTTATTAAATTTTAGTTAAACTATCTTCTTATATCTAATATTTTATATATTACAACACCATTTGGTACTTGAACTTCAACTTCATCACCTTTGTGTTTTCCTATAAACGCGCTACCTACTGGTGATTCATTTGATATTTTACCATTGTATGGATCAGCTTCTGCAGAACCTACTATTGTATATTCTACTTCTTCTTCAAACTCAGTATCATATACTTTAACTGTTGATCCAATTGTTACTATATTGCTGTCTATTTGACTCTCATCTATTATAACAGCCTTTCTTAAAATGTTTTCTAATTTTACGATTCTTTCTTCTACTTGAGCTTGCTCATTTTTAGCTTCATCGTATTCAGCATTTTCCGATAAATCTCCAAATGAAATAGCTACTTTTATTCTTTCTGCAACTTCTTTTCTCTTAACTGTTTTTAAGTACTCTACTTCTTCTTCTATTTTGTTGTAACCTTCTTGTGTAAGTATCTCTTGTTTTTCTACCATAACCCCTACAACTCCTTCTATATAATTTTAAAATATGCTTATTCAACATATTTTACATTTATTCCTATTGATTTATTATGCGCTATATTATAAGTCACTATCTTATTTGTGTCAAGGAGTGTTCCATATACTCTTCTAACATAGCAATTACTTCTTTATAATCTGTTATTTTATTAATTTGATCTCTATATTTAGCGGAATTTTTTAAACCTTTTAAATACCAACCTATATGTTTTCTCATTTCTCTTACAGCAACAAACTCTCCATGTTCAGCTACTGCTAAGTTCATATGTTTTATTGCCGTAGTTATTTTTTCTTCTAGTGTTGGTTCCGGTAATATTTCTCCTGTTTCCATATAATGATTTATTCTTTTGAATATCCAAGGGTTTCCTTGCGCACCTCTACCAATCATTATAGCATCACATTTAGTTTTTTCTAACATATTTACTGCATCTTCAACTTCAAATACATCTCCATTACCTATCACAGGTATGTTTATAGTTTGCTTTATTTGTGCAATTATATCCCAATCTGCCTTACCAGAATAAAATTGTTCTCTTGTCCTACCGTGTATAGCTAAAGCACCTATTCCACACTCTTCTGCTATTTTAGCTATCTCAACAGCATTTACACTGTCGTCGTCCCAGCCTTTTCTTATTTTTAATGTAACTGGTTTTTTTGAGTTCTTAACTACTGAACTTAAAACTTCTGCTGCTAGTTTAGGATTTCTCATCAAAGCAGACCCATCACCATTTTTTATGACTTTTGGTGCCGGACACCCCATATTTATATCCAAAATTTCATTTGGATAATCATTCATTATAGCCGCTGCTCTTCCCATAAATTCTGGTTCCGATCCAAATATTTGAACTGCTATAGGGTGTTCTTCATCTTCTATTTTTAACATTTTCTTAGTATTTTCATCATCATAGCAAAGAGCCTTAGCATTTATCATCTCCGTGTAAAGCATCCCACATCCTTTTTCTTTACAAATTAATCTAAAAGGTAAGTCTGTTACACCTGCCATAGGAGATAAAAAAACTTTATTATTTAATTGGACATTGCCTATTTTCATCTTCTGTCTCCTTTTAATTGTGAATTATTTATAATGATTAACATTTTTCCAAATTTTAATTAACTACTCTAAATATATTATTACAAATTCTGAAAATATACTATTATTATTTTGTATTGTATTATTTTTACATATTAAAAAGGAATTGGATTACACCAATTCCTACGTAACTTCTATTTGTTTTTTTCGTGTATTAATCTTAATCCCTCTAAGGTTAAGAATCTATCTACATAATCTATGCTATCAGTTTCTGAATGAATAAGGGAAGATAATCCTCCTGTAGCTATGACTTTTATATTTTCACTACGTAATTCCTTTTTCATCATTGATATTATTTTTTCTACCTGTCCAACGTATCCATATATTATTCCTGATTGCATTGCTTCCACTGTGGTTTTACAAATAGTCTTACCTGGTTTAAGAAGCTCAACTCTAGGAAGTTTTGCTGCACCATTAAATAATGCTTCACTTGATATCTTAAGACCTGGACATATTGTTCCACCTAGGTACTCTGCTTTTTCAGATATTGCACAGAACGTTGTAGCCGTTCCAAAGTCTACTATTATAAGCGGACTTCCGTATTTTTCTATTGCTGCCACAGCATTTACTATTCTATCTGCTCCTACTTGTTTAGGATTATCATATTTTATATTTAGTCCTGTTTTTATTCCAGGACCTACTATCATAGGCTTTTTCTCGCAATACTTTATACAAAAGTTTTCTAAAGCATGCATTACATTGGGAACAACTGAAGATATTATTACATCATCAATTGATTTTAAGTCTATTTTATCATAAGTTAATAAATTACTTATTAACATTCCATATTCATCAGATGTTTTGTGTATATCTGTGCAAATCCTCCAGTCTTTTACTAAAGCCTTTCCCTCATATACACCTATAACCATATTTGTATTTCCTATATCAAATACTAATAGCATATGTTTAAACCTTCCTTCTATTTTTTGCCTTTTCTTATTAGTGCCACTGAAACTGCAGATACTATTAATCCTGCGATTAAAGCTTCTGGTACTCCACTTGTTAAAACAACGCCAAATAATAATTTAGACGCGCTTGATCCTTGTTGTTCCATAAGTGCTAGGTATTTATCTGCATATAGTATATAAATCATACCTAAAACGCCAGCTGTATTAGCAAGAGATCCAATTATACCTGCTACAAATCCTGAAGCATATACTTTTTTACTTACTTTGTATACACCTTGGTACACATAATAAGCTACTATTCCTATTAGTATTCTAGGAAGTACAGATACTAGCGGATTTATAAATAACGGCGACAATAGCACTGGTTGTGTTATGGCGTTCCATAAGCTTGTTAATCCAAAAATCAATCCTATTGTTGCACCTACTACTGGACCTTCTATAATCGCTCCTATAATAACTGGTATATGCATTATCGTTGCTTTTATAGGTCCTATAGGTATATAACCTATAAATGGTAACATTGACATCATAATAGAAATTGCAGATAAAACTCCTATTATAGTCATTCTCCTTACATTCAGCCTTCTTTGTGCTGACGCTCGTGTGTTAATCATAATAAAAATACACCCCCGTTCCAGCTCTTAAAAGATGCCGGACTATTTTAGTTTTATTTAGTTTTGACTTTTGCGACTCTTAAATGTCAACTAAGTCAGACTCTTCGTTAAGAAGATGTCAGCTATATAACAAGACAATTTTAACAGTGACTTTTTGCATTGTCAACAATATTATATAAACATATATAGTTCAACTTTTTTATATGATATTATTATTTGTCATTTTCTAATTCATTATAAGAGATAATATTTTTTATGTTTTTAGCATTTTTTACGGCATTTATAATACTTTTTTCTACTACCTCAGCTGCTAAACATCCTAGTAAAGTAATATCTGAATCAACTTCTATTTTTCCCGTTGACATAGTAAATATTGTATCTCCGTCATGAGGTGTATGTATAGGAAATATAGCTTTTGCATATCCATCATGAGCCATTTGAGATATTTTTTTACATTGAGCTTTTGTTAATTTTGCATTAGTTGCAACTATACCTATAGTTGTATTGTCTATTTTGAATCCACCCTTCATAAGCCCTGACTTCATTATTTCATATGTATTTAATAATTTTGTTTTGTCTTCATTTAGCACTCCAGCTATTACTTTACCATCTTCATATATATCTCCAAAAGCATTAACAGCTATTAATGCAGATACTACTACTCCATTATCAAGTTTAATTGAGTAACTTCCTATTCCCCCTTTCGTTACATAGTCCAACCCTTTTATTTTTCCTACAGTTGCTCCACATCCTGCCCCATAGTTACCTTGCTTTAATTCAGTTTCACTGGCATTTAAACAAGCCTTGTATCCCATTTCTTTATCTGGTCTTACTTTATAACTTCCTACTCCTAGGTCAAATAATACAGCTCCTGTTACAATAGGTACTTTACAAACCCCAACATCAAAACCTATATTTTTTTCTTCTAGATATTTACTTACACCACATGTAGACTCCAATCCAAAAGCCGATCCTCCAGATAATACTACTGCATGTACTTTTTGAACTGAATTTATAGGATCTAGTAAATCTGTTTCTCTTGTTCCCGGAGCAGATCCTCTGACATCTACTCCACAAGTTGCACCTTCTTGGCATATTACAACAGTGCAACCAGTTAAAGAATCTGTATCTTCTACTTGACCAACCTTCAATCCTTTTACATCCAAAATATTATTATACATATCCTTTAACCCCTCTTATTGAAACTTCTCCAGATAAAATTTCTTGTATGTTATCCTTATCATCCATTACTATTAAATTTCCGTTATCACTAATATCAATGCATTTTACTAATTCTTTTTCATCATCTTTAATTATATATACATCTTTATTTAGTATTGCTGAGTATTCTTTGCAAATTTTTAAAATTTCTTCTTTGTAATCATTTTTTATATAATCATTATATAGATTTTCAAATTCATAAAGTACTTGTGATACTATTTCTACTCTTGATAAATGATAGTTTTCTTTATACAACGATGTTGCTTTTTCTTCTAACTCTTTGTCAAAGTCTAAACTCTTCACATTCATACCTATGCCAACTACAACATAATTAATTCTTTCAATTTCAGCAGATAACTCAGTTAATATGCCACTTACCTTTTTGTTATTTATAATAATATCATTTGGCCATTTAATATTTGCAGGCACTTGTAAATTATTTAATGCTTTTACTATAGCTGCTCCTGCTATTAAAGTTATAAAAGGAGCTTTATATGGTATAATCTCTGGTTTAAGTATTATACTCATCCATATACCTTCTTTAGATTTTGATTGCCAATTCCTCCCCAATCTTCCTTTGCCTTTTGTTTGCTCTTCACTTATGACTACAGTGCCATCTTGAACATCATTACCTATTTTCTTTAAATAATCATTGGTTGAGTCTACACTCTCAAGATGAATTATATTTTTTCCTATAAACTCTGTTTTTAAATTATGATAAATATTTTGTGGGTTTAATAAATCTTTTGGTGACCCAATTAATCTGTAACCTTTTTTATTAACAGATTCTATATTGTAACCTTCTTCTCGTAAAATATTAATATGTTTCCATATGGCAGTTCTAGATATACCTAACTTTTTTGATAATTCTTCTCCCGATACAAAATCTGATCCACTGCCTAAAATAACTTCTATTATTTTATCTCTCATACTTCACCTCTATTATTTCGACTTTTTTATAAAATTAATTATACACTAATTATATTATATATAAATAAAAACAGGGCTTTAATGCAAGCCCTGTTTTTATTTAAATTATTTATTATCATCTTCTGGCAATTTAAACTCTTCTAGTTTTGGTTTGTGTAAATCAACCTTTTCTTCTTCATTAGATTCTTCTTGTATATCTTCATCATCAATAATAACTTTTGATTGTTCCCTTTTTGCAAATACATCTTTTTCATCTAATGATAGCTCTTCATTAAATGCTTGAATAAATTGCTCTGAGTCTAAAGTTTCATATAGTAATAATCCTTTTGCAACATAGTGTAATTTGTCCATATTTTCATTTAATATTTTTTTACATTCTGCGTAAGAATTTTCAACTATCGTTCTAACTTCTTTATCTATCTCAAAAGCTATTTCTTCTGAGTAATTTTTCTTAGTAGTTATACTGTTTCCTAAGAATACTTCATCATCACTGTCTCCGTATACCATAGGTCCCATTTTTTCACTCATACCATATTTAGTTACCATAGCTCTTGCTATTGCTGTAACTCTTTCTAAGTCATTAGATGCTCCTGTTGAAATATCTTCCATGATTAATTCTTCTGCAACCCTACCGCCAAGAGCCATTACTATAGTTTCTAACATTTCATTCTTAGTACCATACATTTGGTCTTCTTGTGGAAGAGGTTCAGTAAATCCACCAGCTCTACCCCTTGGTATTATAGTTACTTGGTGAACTGGACTTACATTTGGAAGTATATGCATACAAATAGCATGACCTGCCTCATGATAAGCCGTAAGCTTTCTATCTTTTTCACTGATAACTCTAGATTTTTTAGCTACACCAACCATAACTTTTGTTATAGCTTCTTCTATAGTTTCCATATGAATTTCTTTTTCTCTTTTTCTAGCTGTTAATATAGCAGCCTCATTCATTATGTTTTCAATATCTGCTGGCGTAAACCCTGGAGTTCTCTTCGCTAACACTTCTTTATTTACATCATGTGCTAAAGGTTTGTTTTTTGAATGAACTTCAAATATAGCTTCCCTACCTCTAACATCTGGTACTCCAACGACTACCTCTCTGTCAAATCTACCTGGTCTAAGTAATGCAGGATCTAGAATATCTGGTCTATTTGTAGCAGCCATAATTATTATTCCTTGATTGACTCCGAAACCATCCATCTCTACTAGAAGCTGGTTTAGAGTTTGTTCTCTTTCATCATGTCCTCCACCAAGTCCAGCACCTCTTTTTCTACCAACAGCATCTATTTCGTCTATAAAAATTATTGCAGGTGCACTTTTCTTCGCTTGCTCAAATAAGTCTCTTACTCTTGATGCTCCAACACCTACGAACATTTCAACGAAGTCAGAACCACTTATGCTGAAAAATGGTACTCCAGCCTCTCCTGCAACGGCTCTTGATAAATATGTTTTTCCTGTCCCTGGAGGACCAACCATTAGTATACCTTTTGGAATTCTAGCACCTAAATTAATATACCTCTTGGGGTTCTTCAGGAAATCAACAACTTCCTGCAGATCTTCTTTTTCCTCAGACAGTCCCGCCACATCCTTGAATGTAACTCTTGTTTTTTCGTCATCTTTATGAACTCTTGCTTTGGATTTTCCAAAGCTCATAACCTTTCCGCCTCCACCTTGAGACTGGTTCATAAAGACAAACCATATTATAATCATAAATCCAATTAGAAGAACAGTTGGTAGCATACTTACAAACCAAGGTGTTTGTGGTTGTGCTTCTCCATCAAATACTAATTTATTTTCCACTGCTTGATTTAATATCTCATCAGATAGTTTATCTCCTAATATTTCATTTGGTATATATGATGTGAACTTCTTGTTTGAATCTTTTATTACTCCTTCAACAGAAGTTCCATCGACAAAGTGTATTCTCGATATATTTTCTTCAGTTAGATTTTTATAAACTTCAGAAAACTTTAACTCTTCAACTTTAGTTGTCTTAGTCCCTGAGAATTGGACTATGCCTATTATTATCATAAACAGTAACAGATAAAAACCTGCTCCTTTTAAAAATTTGTTCAAAAGAAGCCCTCCTTTCATAAGTTGTTTTAATTCTAAATTTTCTTAAAGCAAATCTTTAAGACTTCTTTTGTGGTTTCATCAACCTTATATGCTTCACTATTTCTAAAATTTCCAACACATAAAATTCCATTGTCATCTTGCAACACTGGAACTTTACCTCTTTCTTCTTTTGGAATTTTTAAATCTATGAATAATTCTTTCAATTTTTTGCTTCCCATAGAAAGTTTTATTTTATCCCCTGACTTTCTACTTCTTACAACTATCCCCCCTTTAATTTTATTACAATCAAACCATTTTAATGATTTATCTCTTTTCAAAGCCTTATACCTATTTATAGGCATCGTTTCAGTTTCAATAATGATATTAGCTTCATTTATTTTGACAAACCCATTTTTAGGTACTTTATAAGAGAATTCTATTTCTTCAAATATAATTTCTTTTGTTGTAAATACCAGTTTATTCTTTTGTCTATAAACAAATAATCCTCTTGGAAGAACTATTTTTTTATCAATCTTATTTTCACATTCTAAGCCTAGAACTTCCTCAATATGCTTTTGGTCTATAAAATTTGTATCTCCTAAAACATATTTTATTCCTAATCTAATAATTCTACTTTTTAATGACTTATGTAAATTTATATATTTATCTAACTTAATTTCTAAATTGTATCCATTTATAAAAGCTAATTGTTTAAATTTCTTAAAAGCTTCTTCTTCTATATAATCATTATCAATTCTTAAGCTATTACTCATTCTTACTATGGATTCTATTATATTAGAATTAAAATTATCCTTCATATATGGTATAAGGTCTAATCTAATTTTATTCCTTGTATATATGTTTTCTAAGTTTGTAGCATCTATTCTTGGATTTAATTTATATTCTTCACAGTAAGCTTCTATTTCAGATCTTTCAATTTCTAAAATAGGCCTAATTATCGCATCATCTCTTATATAATCTATACCTTTTAATCCTTGTAAACCTGTGCCTCTCATCATACGCATTAAGACGGTTTCAGCTTGATCATTCATATTATGAGCTATAGCTATTTTATTTGCATTTAACTTTTCTTTTATTTCAAAGAACATTTCATATCTTAATTTTCTTGCTCCTTCTTCTAAGGACAACTTATTTTCCTTACAATATTGTGGCACATTCATAGATTTAACAAAAAAAGTTATTCCTAAACTTTCACACAATTGAGAAACATATAAAGCATCCTTCTGAGCTTCCATTCCTCTAATCTGATGATTCAGATGTGCTGCATAAACTTCTATATCTATAACATCTCTCAATCTATTCAATATATGTAATAGACAAACTGAATCGGGACCTCCAGAAAGTCCTAACACAATTTTGTCTCCATCTTCGATTAAGTTGTATTTTTTTATCGTACTTAGCGTTTTCTCAAATATCATATTTTATACCTCTATTACAATTAATTTTATCAATAATTAACTTAATTGTCTTACTTATTTGCATCAATTTTTTAATTAATGAAATTCTTAACTACTAGTACTATTTTCTATAAAAAAACTTCAAATCCTTGTTTATATTTATCCTATTTTTTAAGAATATTTTTTAAACACTATAGTTATAATGATAACAAATAAATGAAACAAAAGGTAGTATTTTAACTACCTTTAATTTTATTCCATTAAAAATATTTATTTTTTAACCTTATTTATTGATAAATATTTATTTTTATTTTATTACGACCCTTGAACATATCTATTATTTCTATATTATAATCTATATCAATGATAATATTTTCTTGTTTTTTAACATTTAAATTCGTAGTTTTTGTTTGTACAACAAACATACCCTGTTGTGTTGCATAATTAGAGTTAATTGTTTGATCTTTTTTAAAAAGCATAGTTGAATTTATTTCCCCAAATCTTTTTATTGTTACCTTATCACTTTCAATTTTAATAGATGTTGTCGTTTCTTTGCCATCTTCTTTTTCCTTGTAAACTACATAGGTATTATCTTTTTTTTCATATAAAGTACCTGTAGCCTTTACTTTTATGTCATTTCTTTCTCCATATTCATTATATTGAATCGTATGGATATTAATTTTAACTTCCAATACATTGCCTCCTTCTAAATATGGCTTTTTTAAGTAAAGCATTTCGTTTTATATTTTACTATCTAAATGATAATTATAATTTATTTCACAAAAAAAATAAAGGAGTAAAAACTCCTTTATTTTTTATTTAAAATTCTATATTATTTAGCAAAAACATGATTTCCTATTCTTAAGTAAGGATTTAATGTATTTATCCAATTACATGTAGATATATCTGGGTTCCAGAAATATATTGCATTATTGGTTGGGTCACTTCCATATAGAGCTTCCTGAGCAGCTCTATATGTAGAACTTGTTGGCTCTGCATAAATAGTCCCATTTTTCACTACAGAAAATGCATTTTTTTGATATATAACACCTTCTAATGAATCTGGAAACCTAGAGTCCTTTACTCTATTAATTACAACTGCTGCTACAGCAACTTGTCCTTCATAACTTTCTCCTCTAGCTTCTCCTGCTATCAATTTTGATAATAACATTATTTGTTCATCATTAAGATTTATAACTGCTTCTTTCTTTTCATCTTGTTCTTGTACTTGCCTAAAACAATTTTCTGTTTTACTGTCTAAATAATAATATTCTAGTGCATATATTTGTTTTATAGATACAAATACATTGCCTAAAACTAATAGTGATACTATAAGTGTTTTATAGCACCTATCCATAGTTAAAGTCACTCCTTTTTTGTCTTATTCTTGATTTAAAATAAATTTTGAAATACCTCTGCTATTTTAAATTTAAATTTTAAATCAGTTACTTTAGTTTGATTTTTTGCCATTATTAAATCATATTCTTGTGGTGTTAGTATTTCTTTTAGCTTCTCATCAGTTTTTTCATCTATTACTCCATTTTGTTCATCTACAAAGCAAAGAGGAGGAAACATTACACACCACCAGTTTTTCCCTTTACCTTCTCCTATTATAATTTTTAAAGCTTTATATTTACCTGCTGGTAAAACTACACTTGAATATTGTTTAGCCGGAAAATCACTATATTGCAAACCAATTTTAACACTATAGTCATATCCATTTTTAGAAATAATCTTCTTACTTATTTTTTTTAAGTTATCATATTCATTTTTTATAATTACTTCACTTTCTTCTATTGATTTAGAATTTTCAAGTTTTGGTTGCAAATACGCTATAACTGCATCTCTAACCTTTAGTTTTAATTCTTGATCTTCATCTGTATCACTATTAGCTATAACGTGAAATCTTATTAATTTCTCCTTATAATCATAGCTACATGCTTCTATTTTAGTTATTTCTTTTGATATTACTAAAGTAGTTAATAATAATATGGTAATTAAAATACTAAACAGTATATATATTCTTTTTTTTATATTTTTCACTTTCATAATAATCCCCCTCAAAAATTAATTCATATTTTGAG
Proteins encoded:
- the lysS gene encoding lysine--tRNA ligase, with amino-acid sequence MSKDQQNVIDNQEDLTEVLKVRREKLSKLQEMGKNPFEQSRYDRTNYSKDIKDNFDEMEGKVVKIAGRIMSKRLQGKAGFIDIQDQDGRIQCYVRKDRIGEEDYDLFKTYDIGDIIGLEGEVFKTKKEEISVKATSVVLLSKSLQVLPEKYHGLKDQDIRYRQRYVDLIVNPEVKDAFLTRTKALKALRSFLDERGFLEVETPILNTIAGGANARPFVTHHNTLDIPMYLRIANELYLKRLIVGGFDKVYEMGRMFRNEGMSIKHNPEYTAMELYQAYADYEDMMRITENLISHMAEVATGSTVVNYQGTEIDFKPPWRRMTMIECVKEYTGVDFDTINTDEEALEIAREKGIEIMPGMRRGEVINAFFEEFGEDKLIQPTFITHHPVEVSPLAKRNVEDPRKTDRFEAFANKWELANAFSELNDPIDQKGRFMDQMRKKELGDDEACDMDEDFINALEVGLPPTGGLGIGIDRVMMLLTNSASIRDVILFPTMKPIDQNKNQIEE
- the greA gene encoding transcription elongation factor GreA — encoded protein: MVEKQEILTQEGYNKIEEEVEYLKTVKRKEVAERIKVAISFGDLSENAEYDEAKNEQAQVEERIVKLENILRKAVIIDESQIDSNIVTIGSTVKVYDTEFEEEVEYTIVGSAEADPYNGKISNESPVGSAFIGKHKGDEVEVQVPNGVVIYKILDIRR
- the dusB gene encoding tRNA dihydrouridine synthase DusB, with product MKIGNVQLNNKVFLSPMAGVTDLPFRLICKEKGCGMLYTEMINAKALCYDDENTKKMLKIEDEEHPIAVQIFGSEPEFMGRAAAIMNDYPNEILDINMGCPAPKVIKNGDGSALMRNPKLAAEVLSSVVKNSKKPVTLKIRKGWDDDSVNAVEIAKIAEECGIGALAIHGRTREQFYSGKADWDIIAQIKQTINIPVIGNGDVFEVEDAVNMLEKTKCDAIMIGRGAQGNPWIFKRINHYMETGEILPEPTLEEKITTAIKHMNLAVAEHGEFVAVREMRKHIGWYLKGLKNSAKYRDQINKITDYKEVIAMLEEYMEHSLTQIR
- a CDS encoding type III pantothenate kinase, whose amino-acid sequence is MLLVFDIGNTNMVIGVYEGKALVKDWRICTDIHKTSDEYGMLISNLLTYDKIDLKSIDDVIISSVVPNVMHALENFCIKYCEKKPMIVGPGIKTGLNIKYDNPKQVGADRIVNAVAAIEKYGSPLIIVDFGTATTFCAISEKAEYLGGTICPGLKISSEALFNGAAKLPRVELLKPGKTICKTTVEAMQSGIIYGYVGQVEKIISMMKKELRSENIKVIATGGLSSLIHSETDSIDYVDRFLTLEGLRLIHEKNK
- a CDS encoding ECF transporter S component, with product MINTRASAQRRLNVRRMTIIGVLSAISIMMSMLPFIGYIPIGPIKATIMHIPVIIGAIIEGPVVGATIGLIFGLTSLWNAITQPVLLSPLFINPLVSVLPRILIGIVAYYVYQGVYKVSKKVYASGFVAGIIGSLANTAGVLGMIYILYADKYLALMEQQGSSASKLLFGVVLTSGVPEALIAGLIVSAVSVALIRKGKK
- a CDS encoding P1 family peptidase yields the protein MYNNILDVKGLKVGQVEDTDSLTGCTVVICQEGATCGVDVRGSAPGTRETDLLDPINSVQKVHAVVLSGGSAFGLESTCGVSKYLEEKNIGFDVGVCKVPIVTGAVLFDLGVGSYKVRPDKEMGYKACLNASETELKQGNYGAGCGATVGKIKGLDYVTKGGIGSYSIKLDNGVVVSALIAVNAFGDIYEDGKVIAGVLNEDKTKLLNTYEIMKSGLMKGGFKIDNTTIGIVATNAKLTKAQCKKISQMAHDGYAKAIFPIHTPHDGDTIFTMSTGKIEVDSDITLLGCLAAEVVEKSIINAVKNAKNIKNIISYNELENDK
- a CDS encoding biotin--[acetyl-CoA-carboxylase] ligase gives rise to the protein MRDKIIEVILGSGSDFVSGEELSKKLGISRTAIWKHINILREEGYNIESVNKKGYRLIGSPKDLLNPQNIYHNLKTEFIGKNIIHLESVDSTNDYLKKIGNDVQDGTVVISEEQTKGKGRLGRNWQSKSKEGIWMSIILKPEIIPYKAPFITLIAGAAIVKALNNLQVPANIKWPNDIIINNKKVSGILTELSAEIERINYVVVGIGMNVKSLDFDKELEEKATSLYKENYHLSRVEIVSQVLYEFENLYNDYIKNDYKEEILKICKEYSAILNKDVYIIKDDEKELVKCIDISDNGNLIVMDDKDNIQEILSGEVSIRGVKGYV
- the ftsH gene encoding ATP-dependent zinc metalloprotease FtsH; this encodes MNKFLKGAGFYLLLFMIIIGIVQFSGTKTTKVEELKFSEVYKNLTEENISRIHFVDGTSVEGVIKDSNKKFTSYIPNEILGDKLSDEILNQAVENKLVFDGEAQPQTPWFVSMLPTVLLIGFMIIIWFVFMNQSQGGGGKVMSFGKSKARVHKDDEKTRVTFKDVAGLSEEKEDLQEVVDFLKNPKRYINLGARIPKGILMVGPPGTGKTYLSRAVAGEAGVPFFSISGSDFVEMFVGVGASRVRDLFEQAKKSAPAIIFIDEIDAVGRKRGAGLGGGHDEREQTLNQLLVEMDGFGVNQGIIIMAATNRPDILDPALLRPGRFDREVVVGVPDVRGREAIFEVHSKNKPLAHDVNKEVLAKRTPGFTPADIENIMNEAAILTARKREKEIHMETIEEAITKVMVGVAKKSRVISEKDRKLTAYHEAGHAICMHILPNVSPVHQVTIIPRGRAGGFTEPLPQEDQMYGTKNEMLETIVMALGGRVAEELIMEDISTGASNDLERVTAIARAMVTKYGMSEKMGPMVYGDSDDEVFLGNSITTKKNYSEEIAFEIDKEVRTIVENSYAECKKILNENMDKLHYVAKGLLLYETLDSEQFIQAFNEELSLDEKDVFAKREQSKVIIDDEDIQEESNEEEKVDLHKPKLEEFKLPEDDNK
- the tilS gene encoding tRNA lysidine(34) synthetase TilS, with the protein product MIFEKTLSTIKKYNLIEDGDKIVLGLSGGPDSVCLLHILNRLRDVIDIEVYAAHLNHQIRGMEAQKDALYVSQLCESLGITFFVKSMNVPQYCKENKLSLEEGARKLRYEMFFEIKEKLNANKIAIAHNMNDQAETVLMRMMRGTGLQGLKGIDYIRDDAIIRPILEIERSEIEAYCEEYKLNPRIDATNLENIYTRNKIRLDLIPYMKDNFNSNIIESIVRMSNSLRIDNDYIEEEAFKKFKQLAFINGYNLEIKLDKYINLHKSLKSRIIRLGIKYVLGDTNFIDQKHIEEVLGLECENKIDKKIVLPRGLFVYRQKNKLVFTTKEIIFEEIEFSYKVPKNGFVKINEANIIIETETMPINRYKALKRDKSLKWFDCNKIKGGIVVRSRKSGDKIKLSMGSKKLKELFIDLKIPKEERGKVPVLQDDNGILCVGNFRNSEAYKVDETTKEVLKICFKKI
- a CDS encoding DUF1934 domain-containing protein; translation: MEVKINIHTIQYNEYGERNDIKVKATGTLYEKKDNTYVVYKEKEDGKETTTSIKIESDKVTIKRFGEINSTMLFKKDQTINSNYATQQGMFVVQTKTTNLNVKKQENIIIDIDYNIEIIDMFKGRNKIKINIYQ